The following DNA comes from Camelina sativa cultivar DH55 chromosome 14, Cs, whole genome shotgun sequence.
CTTTTTTTGGGGCATTAGTTCACTTCCTTCGTGCGTTGCtgacaaaaaaatgatacaGGGTTTACCTGGTACTCCTCAAAGGTTTAGTATTCCACAGCGGTTAGCTTCTTTGGTTAGATTTCGAGAGAAGCGAAAAGGTAGGAATTTTGATAAGAAGATTCGGTATACAGTCCGCAAGGAAGTTGCTTTGAGGTACATTTATGTCTAAATCAACAACTTAGTCTAGTgataaaacttttgagtttGCACCCTCGTAATTAAGGTCTGCTCtttgtttgcttttgctttttccGGTATACAGGATGCAACGCAATAAAGGACAGTTCACATCTGCTAAGTCGAACAATGATGAAGCTGCATCGGCTGGATCTAGCTGGGGGTCTAATCAAACCTGGGCTATAGAAGGTAGCGAGGCGCAGAATCAAGAGATCTCGTAAGTTGATAAATGCTCTGAATTTAAACTTCAAGTATCTGACTTATTTATTAATCTGAACCAACTTAACATAGAGATTATGAGTTTGCTAAGCATCTTAAGAAGTTGTTTTGCTTCCAGAAACGTTGTAGAGGTACTAGAACTCTGAAATCTATCAATGATCCAAGGCATACGCATTTCGTATGTAATATGTAGGATAGGTATGGCCTATACTAATTTGTAACATTGAAGGACTtgtacaaagtacaaacaaatTCTTATCTAATGCTCTCCCATGCCTGCAGCAAAATAACTGCTCTGATAGATGATTGCTTAAAACAGGCTGTGATGAACTAATCTTTGAATCCTGCAAATGAGATAGTGACTTTGGAATAGACAGCTATCGTTTAAGTCTTTGTAAATGATAATCAACATATCTGATGTTACTTTCTTTGAATGGTTCTGGAACCTGTCAGATGCCGGCACTGTGGAATCGGCGAGAAGTCAACTCCAATGATGCGGCGTGGACCTGCAGGGCCTAGAACACTTTGCAATGCATGTGGACTTATGTGGGCAAACAAGGCAAGCTGATACTTGCTTCTCAATTCATTCTGCAGCACTTTTGGTTCGATAATTAGTCTGTCTAATTGACGACATTTATAATTTCAGGGTGCCCTTAGGGACTTATCCAAAGGCGCTTCTCCCCAAACACCCCAAAATGTTCCTTTAAATAAGAACGAGATAAGCAAGACAAACTTTTGAGCCTATTGAGGTTACCCGGATTTGAGTAGTCACTTATGTAATCGGCTTATTGTATTGCACTGCGATGATTGCTTATCTTATGATATTGAAATGCTGCATAGGCCGTTGTTGCATTGTTGGTCCATAGACTGTCTGAACTCTGATGTAATGTTGAAGactctgttttatctttatGAGACAACTAACACTATTTAATATCTCACCAAAAGAGTGTCTCCTTAGCTCCCATGTGAAGAGAATCATGTTATATCCTCTTTCAAAGCCTAAGGCTTCTCTAAAGTCAAACTTTTTTAACTgaaatacaagaaaacaaaaggctTGTGATATTATATTAGCCAAAGGAAatcgccaaaaaaaaagaaaaaagggcgAAAACAAATATGGTTCAGTGCGACTGTGACTGCTCCTTTGTTTTCAAATGGCATAAAAGATTTTTACATAGAATTGGTGAAAGATATTTTTTATTCCatacttgtttttttaaataaaaaaatctcagaatTATGTCATCTTATCATGaaaatctagaattttttttgtcatagtttgatttttattgtaatatatttttgactttttcGTCTTTACCAGTTTTATAAGTcttaaaataacattataattttctttattgattaatttCTGAACTAAGCTTTGGGAAGAAATGGTACAAAGTAGAAAATTCTTATAATctttgtcgacaaaaaaaacattataatatcttcaagatattttgattttctataattttggTATTAAaattcactttatttttttcatgaaaaATAGGATGTTTTtccagaattaaaaaaaaaataagaaaaataaaaaagaaagatctttttttgtgtgtgtgctcGTCTTCCTCAACTACATGGACAACACGCAGAGAAGAGACCTCCTCCGCCGAGCCCTATCACCGTGAAAATACTTTACCACGAACGAACTCaaaaactgttttttctttcttcttcacatttctctttctttcccaaTTTACAAAGAATCTCAATACTTCGGGACAAAGCAAAAAGCTTTCTCCTTTTTTGGGAATCTGTTATTTTCCccggagaaaaaagaaaaacccaatCTTTGCATGCTCTTATTAAGACTCTGAAATGCAATCAACGCATCGGATTTTGTCTCGCCTCCTTCATTCTCCAGGAAAAGGTTATTACAGCAGAGCAAGAAGTGTCGGCGGCTCACTTCACTTCTTCTCGTTGTTCGACGAGAAGAAGCACGATGGGTTCGTTGTAGATACTCATCGGAGTTTTACTTCTCTTATCCGTTCAAATCCTCAATTAAGAGGGTTTCTCTCCACCAATTGTTCAGACAAAGGTCTTGTTGGTGTGCGATGTTCTGTTTCTCTCGATACGGATACTCCTTTGATTGATTCCTACTCCTCTCACCGGAGTATGTCTTCTCCTTGTCTTCCTTGACCtaaagtcttcatttttttttttttgtattgtttgggATTACTTATTAGTTTGGAGAATTTTGTTTATGGGTTTGCTTCGTGTACAGGTTTCTTCACTCGGGCGAAACAAGTGAAGAGAATTGAGATAAGTGATCAACACAGGTAAAGAGACTCATTCATTactgttttcttgtaatgtGAGTAGTCTACTTCGCTGATCAAGTTGTGTATGTGTGGTTTACAAAGTTTATATTGGCTTCCCCCGTTAGCTAACTACATTTTGTTTACTGGTAATTTGGGTTCCAAAACTGGAAATTTTTATCTGTTATTACATGTATAATCATGAAAATTCATTCTAGtatcttcttttttggttagttaTCTTCTGTTTTGGGTTCAGTTTCATAGCCTTTGTTGTGCTTTAATAGTTGGTGATGTTCATTGAGTTAGCCAAGGGAGGTCATGAGAAGAGAACTTCTTCCATCTACCTGATGTCCTTCTCTAGTGAAGCCCTCTAGCTATATCTTTATTGGGTGTTAACTCCTGAGTTATGCTTCCGTGAACATTTTGCAGTCAAAGAGCTGTCACTACTGCACTATGGTGCAACTTCCTCGTGTTTTCGCTCAAGTTTGGGGTTTGGTGGACAAGTTCTAGCCATGTCATAATGGCTGAAGTAGTTCACTCCGTCGCTGATTTCGCTAACCAGGTTTGTTGCTGTTATGCTTTTCTGTCCAGTTTTATATATTGACTATTATTGGGTGTAGAAAAACTGATACATATTGATGTTGTAGGCACTTCTTGCTTATGGGCTCAGTAGCTCAAGGCGTGCGCCAGATGCTCTTCATCCGTGAGTCTCTCTAGTAAATCTTGTATACTCTATGACAGAACAGCTTTCTCTTGTTTGAAGAAATCCTTAGACCAaactttttactttgctcaGCTATGGTTActcaaaagaaagatttgtaTGGTCCTTGATATCTGCTGTTGGCATCTTTTGCCTTGGGTCTGGTGCTACCATAGTCAATGGAGTGCAGAACTTGTGGACTTCTTCGGTAATTGGTTCTATATGATCTTTTTGGT
Coding sequences within:
- the LOC104742675 gene encoding GATA transcription factor 28, translating into MEDLHGSNARLHIGEAQDPMHVQYEHHALHHIHNGSGMVDNHADGGNAGGMSEGVEADIPSHPGNITDNRGEVVDRGSEQGDQLTLSFQGQVYVFDSVLPEKVQAVLLLLGGRELPQAPPTSLGSAHQNNRALGLPGTPQRFSIPQRLASLVRFREKRKGRNFDKKIRYTVRKEVALRMQRNKGQFTSAKSNNDEAASAGSSWGSNQTWAIEGSEAQNQEISCRHCGIGEKSTPMMRRGPAGPRTLCNACGLMWANKGALRDLSKGASPQTPQNVPLNKNEISKTNF